A section of the Elizabethkingia anophelis R26 genome encodes:
- the bioD gene encoding dethiobiotin synthase → MNTKYFITGIGTGIGKTVSSAILRQYFQADYWKPVQSGDLDQSDSMLVKQLTSDELRIHPERFRLQYPASPHQSAAMEGIEIKISDFQLPVTENILLVEGSGGLFVPLNHREFIIDLIEHFNIPAILVVRDYLGCINHTLLSLEVLKLRNIEVAYVIFNGNFVPETREVLLKHIPENSRIIELPEVKDFTRVSIQEAVDSIQRNLK, encoded by the coding sequence ATGAATACTAAATATTTTATAACAGGAATAGGAACTGGCATTGGCAAAACTGTGTCCTCTGCTATATTAAGGCAATACTTTCAGGCAGATTACTGGAAGCCTGTACAGTCAGGAGATCTTGATCAATCAGATAGTATGCTGGTGAAGCAATTAACCAGTGATGAATTGAGAATACATCCTGAGCGATTCCGTTTGCAATATCCGGCATCTCCGCATCAGTCTGCAGCCATGGAAGGAATAGAGATAAAGATTAGTGATTTTCAGTTACCTGTGACAGAGAATATACTTTTGGTAGAAGGCTCTGGAGGATTATTTGTCCCGCTAAATCACAGGGAATTTATAATTGATCTTATCGAACATTTTAATATACCGGCTATTCTTGTCGTCAGAGATTATCTGGGTTGTATTAATCATACACTTCTTTCTCTGGAAGTACTAAAATTAAGGAATATAGAAGTTGCTTATGTTATCTTCAACGGAAACTTTGTTCCGGAAACCAGAGAAGTCCTGCTGAAGCATATTCCGGAAAATTCAAGAATAATAGAGTTACCGGAGGTCAAAGATTTTACAAGAGTATCGATTCAGGAAGCGGTTGACAGTATTCAGCGAAATTTAAAGTAA
- a CDS encoding nuclear transport factor 2 family protein: MSRKEHIIRSYINAYNQFDIPGMVANLHDNIVFKNIQDGETNLLLQGKKEFRQQAELTKTYFKERQQNITSVKHSEDHTEIEIDYYAVLATDMPNGLKKGNELRLTGKSIFKFSDDRIIELTDIS, from the coding sequence ATGAGCAGGAAAGAACACATTATCAGAAGCTACATCAATGCTTACAACCAGTTCGATATTCCCGGAATGGTGGCCAATCTCCATGACAATATTGTTTTTAAAAATATTCAGGATGGAGAAACCAATCTGCTTTTACAGGGAAAAAAAGAGTTCAGACAGCAGGCAGAGCTCACTAAAACCTACTTTAAAGAAAGACAACAAAATATTACATCTGTAAAACACTCCGAAGATCATACTGAGATCGAAATAGATTACTACGCTGTTTTGGCTACAGATATGCCAAACGGATTAAAAAAAGGAAATGAACTCCGATTAACTGGTAAATCTATTTTTAAATTTTCAGACGACAGAATTATTGAACTTACCGATATAAGCTAA
- a CDS encoding alpha/beta hydrolase: protein METNSVTIILVHGAWGDGSHWRHVIENLHNEDYIVRSVQLPLTSLEDDIQKTRDLIDMQEGRVILVGHSYGGAVISGAGHHDKVIGLVYIAAFAPDKGESLGGIFARREQPSGAANIYPDAKGFLWIKYDKFHESFAQDLNPDDSVVMSLSQKPIHGSIFGTEAGEPAWKTKPNWYQISDQDHMIPPATQKEMAERMDPRRILHLDASHASLATHPKEVTDLIKEAVSVMY, encoded by the coding sequence ATGGAAACAAACAGCGTAACAATTATTTTAGTTCACGGAGCCTGGGGCGATGGCTCACATTGGAGACATGTTATTGAAAATCTTCACAATGAAGACTATATTGTAAGAAGTGTTCAGCTTCCTCTAACATCTTTAGAAGATGACATTCAGAAAACAAGAGACCTCATTGATATGCAGGAAGGCAGAGTCATTCTGGTAGGCCACTCCTACGGAGGAGCAGTAATTTCTGGTGCCGGCCATCATGACAAAGTTATTGGTCTTGTATATATTGCAGCTTTTGCACCGGATAAAGGAGAAAGCCTTGGCGGTATTTTTGCCAGAAGAGAGCAGCCTTCCGGAGCTGCCAATATTTATCCTGATGCTAAAGGTTTTTTATGGATAAAGTATGACAAATTCCATGAGAGCTTTGCACAGGATCTGAATCCTGATGATTCAGTGGTCATGTCCCTGTCCCAAAAACCAATTCATGGAAGTATTTTCGGAACAGAAGCCGGAGAACCCGCCTGGAAAACTAAACCAAACTGGTATCAGATTTCCGATCAGGATCATATGATTCCGCCTGCAACACAAAAGGAAATGGCAGAGCGTATGGACCCGAGAAGGATTTTACATCTGGATGCCAGCCATGCTTCGTTGGCAACACATCCAAAAGAAGTTACAGATCTTATAAAGGAAGCTGTGAGCGTTATGTACTAA
- the bioB gene encoding biotin synthase BioB → MAKERTLRHDWTKEELLEIYNKPLMELIYEAATVHREWHKADEVQISTLLSVKTGGCPEDCSYCGQAARYHTDIKVQALLPTATVMAHAQKAKERGASRFCMAAAWREVRDNRDFDRIIDMVKGVNDLGLEVCCTLGMLSESQAKRLQEAGLYAYNHNLDTSEEYYDEIISTRKFDNRINTINNVRKAGITVCSGGIIGLGETHGDRVAMLRTLASMEIHPESVPVNALARVKGTPLENNPKVDIWEMVRMIATARISMPASMVRLSAGRIEMTEAEQAWCFMAGANSIFTGERETLLVTPNPGVSEDMQMLLNLGLKPMVREKETTCSKN, encoded by the coding sequence ATGGCTAAAGAAAGAACATTGCGTCACGACTGGACAAAAGAAGAATTACTGGAGATTTATAATAAACCATTAATGGAGCTTATTTATGAAGCTGCAACAGTACATCGTGAATGGCATAAAGCAGATGAAGTACAGATATCAACATTGTTGTCAGTAAAAACAGGGGGCTGTCCTGAAGATTGTTCTTATTGTGGACAGGCAGCGCGATATCATACAGATATTAAAGTACAGGCACTTTTGCCTACAGCAACCGTAATGGCTCATGCACAAAAAGCAAAAGAAAGAGGAGCTTCCCGTTTCTGCATGGCAGCTGCATGGCGAGAAGTTAGAGATAACAGAGATTTTGACCGTATTATAGATATGGTAAAAGGGGTGAACGATCTGGGGTTGGAAGTTTGCTGTACTTTGGGTATGCTTAGTGAGTCACAGGCTAAAAGACTACAGGAAGCAGGTCTATATGCTTACAATCATAATCTGGATACCTCTGAGGAATATTATGATGAGATTATTTCCACACGAAAATTTGATAACCGTATCAATACAATAAACAATGTGAGAAAAGCAGGAATTACGGTATGTTCCGGTGGTATTATCGGCTTAGGCGAAACTCATGGAGACCGCGTGGCAATGCTGAGAACTTTGGCTAGTATGGAGATACATCCCGAATCGGTTCCTGTAAATGCTTTGGCAAGAGTAAAGGGAACACCATTGGAAAATAATCCAAAAGTGGATATATGGGAAATGGTAAGAATGATAGCTACAGCCCGTATTTCGATGCCTGCTTCTATGGTGCGCCTTAGCGCCGGACGTATAGAAATGACAGAAGCCGAGCAAGCATGGTGTTTTATGGCCGGAGCTAACTCTATTTTTACCGGTGAGCGGGAGACATTGTTGGTAACTCCAAATCCGGGTGTATCGGAAGATATGCAGATGCTTCTGAATTTAGGACTGAAACCAATGGTACGAGAAAAAGAAACGACATGCAGCAAGAATTAA
- a CDS encoding aminotransferase-like domain-containing protein — translation MSSPDQFLYKKIIYIDNKSSRPVYLQIVHQMINAIQRGYLMKGMKLLGTRSMSDILQVHRKTVIAAYEELDAQGWVETIPNKGTFVIESGSFKNMNIKNLQRQDLATYPQQTGFSFRQSNLLDNPFEHSSCTYIFNDGVPDTRLSQIGNYSSFYSANLKRKSSYRKIGYYNTEGSEYFKEHLSQYLNLSRGLHISKNNLLITRSTEMSIYIISEILLSEGDMVVVGDPSYFAVNMIFQKSGAVIKTIPVDEEGIRTDLIEELCKKTKIRMLYLTPHHHYPTTVPLSAQRRIELLSLASQYGFAIVEDDYDFEFHYDNSAILPMASSDTDGMVIYVGSFGKSLAPGFRTGFIVAPENLMTEMRKYLGIIDRQGDIIMEQALGEMIAEGEINRHLKKSAKIYKERRDLFTDLLQKHLRDQVKFSIPSGGLAVWLEWQSPVNLFQLSAYCQQHDLFIPRTLLYQNKDYTALRLGYGHLEEDEMNKSLQILHDANESLKK, via the coding sequence ATGAGTAGTCCGGATCAGTTTTTATACAAGAAAATAATCTATATCGATAACAAATCATCGCGACCTGTATATCTGCAGATCGTTCATCAGATGATTAATGCTATTCAGCGGGGATACCTGATGAAAGGCATGAAATTATTGGGAACCAGAAGCATGAGCGATATTCTACAGGTTCACCGTAAAACGGTTATTGCAGCTTATGAAGAACTGGATGCACAGGGATGGGTAGAAACAATTCCGAATAAGGGAACATTCGTCATTGAGAGTGGAAGTTTCAAAAACATGAATATTAAAAACCTGCAAAGGCAAGATCTGGCAACTTATCCACAACAGACAGGTTTTAGTTTTAGACAAAGCAATCTTCTGGACAATCCATTTGAGCATTCATCCTGTACTTATATCTTTAACGATGGTGTACCGGATACGCGCTTGTCCCAAATCGGAAACTATTCCAGCTTTTACAGTGCCAATCTGAAACGCAAAAGCAGTTACAGAAAAATAGGCTATTACAATACTGAAGGCAGTGAATACTTTAAAGAACATCTGTCCCAATATCTTAATCTTAGCAGGGGATTGCATATCAGTAAAAATAATCTTCTGATTACCAGAAGTACGGAAATGAGTATTTATATTATTTCTGAAATACTTTTGTCTGAAGGAGATATGGTAGTCGTAGGAGATCCCAGTTATTTTGCCGTAAATATGATTTTTCAGAAATCTGGTGCAGTCATCAAAACTATTCCGGTAGATGAAGAAGGTATCCGCACTGATCTTATAGAAGAGCTTTGCAAAAAGACCAAAATAAGGATGCTTTACCTTACACCTCATCACCACTACCCGACTACAGTACCTCTTAGTGCCCAGCGCCGTATTGAATTATTATCTCTGGCCTCTCAGTATGGTTTCGCCATTGTAGAGGATGACTATGATTTCGAATTTCATTATGACAATTCAGCCATATTACCGATGGCAAGTTCTGATACCGACGGTATGGTAATTTATGTAGGCTCATTTGGCAAATCTCTGGCTCCTGGTTTCCGTACCGGTTTTATTGTAGCACCAGAAAACCTGATGACAGAAATGCGTAAATATCTGGGTATCATAGACAGACAGGGAGATATTATCATGGAGCAGGCTTTGGGCGAGATGATTGCTGAAGGAGAAATTAACCGCCATCTGAAGAAATCTGCGAAAATATATAAAGAACGCCGGGATTTATTTACAGACTTACTTCAGAAGCATTTGAGAGATCAGGTAAAATTCAGTATTCCTTCCGGAGGATTGGCCGTATGGCTGGAGTGGCAATCTCCTGTTAATCTTTTTCAGCTGAGTGCTTATTGCCAGCAGCACGATCTCTTTATCCCACGCACCTTATTGTATCAGAACAAAGATTATACAGCTCTCCGCCTGGGTTATGGACATTTAGAAGAAGATGAAATGAATAAATCTTTACAAATTCTTCATGACGCAAATGAATCTCTGAAGAAATAA
- a CDS encoding MBL fold metallo-hydrolase has protein sequence MTEIYHINCVRIASPLHDNVCGHCLLIKENSKLILIDTGIGFLDTQHPVERIGQQLIDLVGYRFNENITAIRQIENLGFDPKQVTDCIISHMDNDHIGGLADFPQATVHVGAEEFESFNSGNLRYLKLPMAHQPAIKTYAKKTNEWYGFEARKIDIDTKAEIYLIPLFGHTAGHCGIAVKAKDQWIFYIADAYYLRAELDDDSHPVNELARMRAENNDLRIENISRIRKLIDEHPEIEVFGYHDIEEFRHYNSKTIH, from the coding sequence ATGACTGAAATATATCACATAAACTGCGTACGAATTGCTTCACCACTTCATGATAATGTCTGCGGACATTGCCTGTTGATAAAAGAAAACAGCAAGCTTATCCTTATTGATACCGGCATCGGATTTCTGGACACACAACATCCGGTTGAAAGAATAGGTCAGCAACTCATTGATTTGGTAGGTTACCGTTTCAATGAAAATATTACTGCTATCCGGCAGATTGAAAATCTTGGCTTTGATCCAAAACAGGTAACTGACTGTATTATATCTCATATGGATAATGATCATATCGGTGGATTAGCTGATTTTCCTCAGGCAACAGTACATGTCGGAGCTGAAGAATTTGAAAGTTTTAATTCCGGGAATCTAAGATATCTAAAACTGCCGATGGCTCATCAACCAGCCATTAAAACATATGCTAAAAAAACCAATGAATGGTATGGCTTTGAAGCACGAAAAATTGATATAGATACCAAAGCTGAAATTTACCTCATCCCTCTTTTTGGCCATACAGCAGGACATTGTGGTATTGCTGTAAAAGCAAAAGACCAGTGGATATTTTATATTGCAGATGCTTATTATCTGAGAGCAGAACTGGATGACGACAGCCATCCTGTAAATGAATTAGCCAGAATGCGTGCTGAAAATAATGATTTACGCATAGAGAACATCAGCAGAATACGAAAGTTAATTGATGAACATCCTGAAATTGAAGTATTCGGTTATCACGATATAGAAGAGTTCAGACATTATAATTCCAAAACAATACACTAA
- a CDS encoding Crp/Fnr family transcriptional regulator: protein MKEILDDYETYGPLFLVDREHYEEFCSYLKKMTLRKSEYFLKEGEQCEYLGFLKEGLMRTFYINENGEDINFNFHFNHHFFTDYESILQNVKSKMNIKALKDSEIMLLHKDDLQKLYQKEAYWQEFGRKMTEVIYLSAQKRIEELLYYVPERRYYNLLSENPQVFQLIPLKHIASYLGIKPQSLSRIRNRTVKH from the coding sequence ATGAAAGAAATACTTGATGACTATGAAACCTATGGACCTCTGTTTTTAGTAGACAGGGAGCATTATGAAGAATTTTGCAGCTATTTAAAAAAAATGACTTTAAGAAAATCCGAATATTTTCTAAAAGAAGGTGAGCAGTGCGAATATTTAGGTTTCCTGAAAGAAGGACTTATGCGAACATTCTATATCAATGAAAATGGAGAAGATATCAACTTTAATTTTCATTTCAATCATCATTTTTTTACAGACTATGAGAGTATTCTGCAGAATGTGAAATCCAAAATGAACATTAAGGCTCTGAAAGATTCAGAAATCATGTTATTGCATAAAGATGATTTGCAAAAATTGTATCAGAAAGAAGCATACTGGCAGGAATTCGGAAGAAAAATGACAGAAGTAATTTATCTAAGTGCCCAGAAAAGAATTGAAGAACTTCTGTATTATGTTCCAGAAAGAAGGTATTATAATTTATTATCAGAAAATCCTCAGGTATTTCAGTTAATTCCTCTAAAACATATTGCAAGCTATCTGGGGATAAAACCACAGTCTCTGAGTAGAATAAGAAACAGGACAGTAAAACATTAA
- a CDS encoding VOC family protein — MVRTETIIAVKNVSASSVFYQRLLGCNSVHGGETFEILKDGNVVILCLHKWGEHEHPTMIDAEKENGNGLILFFRVSNISRILENAKNLHASIEKEIHYNENSLKNQFILRDPDNYYLIISE, encoded by the coding sequence ATGGTAAGAACAGAAACCATAATTGCTGTAAAAAATGTATCCGCAAGTTCAGTATTTTACCAGAGGTTATTAGGCTGTAACAGTGTCCATGGTGGCGAAACTTTTGAAATACTAAAAGATGGCAACGTTGTAATCCTGTGTCTCCATAAATGGGGTGAGCATGAACATCCTACCATGATTGATGCTGAAAAGGAAAATGGCAACGGTCTTATTCTGTTTTTCAGGGTTAGTAATATCAGCCGTATTTTAGAAAATGCTAAAAACCTGCATGCTTCAATAGAAAAGGAAATTCATTACAATGAAAATTCTCTTAAAAATCAGTTTATCCTGAGAGACCCGGACAACTATTATCTTATTATTTCCGAATAA
- a CDS encoding aminotransferase class I/II-fold pyridoxal phosphate-dependent enzyme, translating into MNQPQHWYKALAGRQEIGNYRNLRINDTGVDFLSNDYLGMTCNKAFQQHLLELLNVNPKLLSGATGSRLISGNSPICKEVEKSIAKRHQTESALLFPSGYKANLALFSCIAGRNQTILVDELVHRSVHDGCTLSYAQKRKFRHNDINHLEYLLSRTTGSVFIAVESLYSMDGDFAPLEDIVILAERYGAWVIVDEAHAVGVFGEGLVYRYNLQSRVLATVVTYGKAFGAQGAAVLGNKMLKEYLVNFASPFIYSTAMPDIQILIISETYKFLEVHPYLADELQYNIKYFRKHKVHSLSQDMSPVQVVQFPAVKNLYKAAQELKQQKINVYPILSPTVKEGGERLRITLHQFNSIAEIDELASIIKDNL; encoded by the coding sequence ATGAATCAGCCACAGCACTGGTATAAGGCATTAGCGGGAAGGCAGGAGATTGGTAATTACCGAAATCTTAGAATAAATGATACGGGGGTCGATTTTCTGTCCAATGATTATTTGGGAATGACTTGTAATAAGGCTTTTCAGCAACATTTACTCGAATTGTTAAATGTAAATCCGAAACTGCTTTCCGGGGCTACAGGATCAAGACTGATTAGTGGTAATAGCCCTATTTGTAAGGAGGTAGAAAAGTCTATTGCCAAAAGACATCAAACAGAAAGTGCTTTATTATTTCCCTCCGGATATAAGGCTAATCTTGCATTATTCTCATGTATTGCAGGCAGGAATCAGACTATATTGGTGGACGAGCTTGTACACCGTTCCGTACATGATGGCTGTACTTTATCTTATGCTCAGAAAAGGAAATTCAGGCATAATGACATTAACCATTTAGAATATTTACTATCCCGTACAACGGGATCTGTATTTATAGCTGTAGAAAGTTTGTACTCTATGGATGGGGATTTTGCTCCGTTAGAAGATATAGTTATACTGGCAGAGCGATACGGAGCCTGGGTAATTGTAGATGAAGCTCATGCTGTAGGTGTATTTGGTGAAGGCCTGGTATACCGGTATAATTTACAAAGCCGCGTTCTTGCTACAGTGGTGACATACGGGAAGGCATTCGGAGCACAGGGAGCAGCTGTTTTAGGGAATAAGATGCTAAAAGAATATCTTGTCAATTTTGCTTCACCATTTATCTATTCCACTGCTATGCCGGACATTCAGATTCTTATAATTTCTGAAACTTATAAGTTTCTTGAAGTTCATCCATATTTAGCAGATGAACTTCAATACAATATAAAATACTTTCGAAAACACAAGGTTCATTCTTTATCTCAGGATATGAGTCCTGTGCAAGTTGTACAATTTCCAGCAGTGAAAAATCTTTATAAAGCTGCGCAAGAATTAAAACAACAAAAAATAAATGTTTATCCCATTTTATCTCCGACAGTAAAAGAAGGGGGAGAACGTTTGCGGATTACCCTGCATCAGTTTAATTCGATTGCAGAAATAGATGAACTGGCCAGTATAATTAAAGATAATTTATGA
- a CDS encoding GLPGLI family protein — MKEVLLLLLHVIIFPIHTKAQSIRFEYELSQIEDTLSKYPQKFNTAMEITQSVKKFYDMDIYQHDSILAKKGGSGYMNTGFNQNLLKSKSDQINQTFHNIAYDDLYRLQSKDHFNWEITKEEKNEKGYQLQKAVTNFGGRKWTAWFTQNIPIPEGPYKFSGLPG, encoded by the coding sequence ATGAAAGAAGTATTACTACTCTTACTACACGTAATTATTTTTCCAATACATACTAAAGCTCAGTCAATTCGTTTTGAATATGAATTAAGTCAGATTGAAGATACACTGAGTAAGTACCCTCAAAAATTCAATACGGCCATGGAAATAACACAAAGTGTAAAAAAGTTTTATGATATGGATATTTACCAACATGATTCTATTCTGGCCAAGAAAGGAGGAAGCGGATATATGAATACAGGTTTTAATCAGAACTTACTGAAATCAAAATCAGATCAAATTAACCAGACCTTTCACAATATCGCTTATGACGATTTGTATCGATTACAATCTAAGGATCACTTCAACTGGGAGATAACAAAAGAAGAAAAGAATGAGAAGGGATACCAATTACAAAAAGCTGTTACCAATTTCGGGGGACGGAAATGGACTGCATGGTTCACACAAAATATCCCCATTCCTGAAGGCCCTTATAAATTCAGCGGTTTACCTGGCTGA
- a CDS encoding serine hydrolase, whose amino-acid sequence MSNIKHTAAGLLIFAMNIIYPQIQNVNKVIDTSIKKDNFNGAVLLAKNGKTELLSYTGLANRHYNIGFSDTTKFHIFSLTKTFTAILIILSNTKDIKYLNKMRERLISAYYGQ is encoded by the coding sequence ATGAGCAATATTAAACATACAGCAGCAGGCTTATTAATATTTGCAATGAATATTATTTATCCACAAATTCAGAATGTGAATAAAGTAATAGATACAAGTATAAAGAAAGACAACTTCAACGGGGCTGTCCTTCTGGCTAAAAACGGAAAAACAGAATTACTTAGCTATACCGGATTGGCGAACAGACATTATAACATTGGGTTTTCAGACACAACAAAGTTTCATATTTTCTCTCTTACCAAAACTTTTACCGCTATATTGATTATTTTATCTAATACTAAGGACATTAAATACCTGAATAAGATGCGCGAAAGGCTAATTTCCGCTTACTACGGCCAATAA
- the bioA gene encoding adenosylmethionine--8-amino-7-oxononanoate transaminase, producing the protein MQQELTDRDRKVNWHPYTQMKTTSHIPIVRGEGSYIYDADGKRYIDAVSSWWVTLHGHAHPYIAAKVSEQLQTLEQVIFAGFTHPNAIELSERLLTLLPDNQEKVFYTDNGSTAIEVALKMCLQFHYNRGEKKNKIFAFRNGYHGDTFGAMSVSGRGLWTNPFGEQLFEVLFIDVPTKENLEEIKSYIDLHAGEAACFVYEPLVQGAGGMLMHEAEALSELMQFCKSKEILLIQDEIFVGFGRTGKLFAANHLSEVPDIMCFSKGLTGGTLPLGITTCTEEIYNAFYSDDKTKALFHGHSFTASPLACAAALASLDLLLLKDTQRNIERIVNQHKEFGEALKKHPKVKEVRQTGTIFAMEWKINEETSYFSDMHEILYLYFLQRGILMRPLGNIIYLVPPYCTTKEDLEEIYQAILEALDIL; encoded by the coding sequence ATGCAGCAAGAATTAACAGATCGTGATCGTAAAGTGAACTGGCATCCTTATACCCAAATGAAAACAACCAGCCATATTCCCATAGTAAGAGGTGAAGGTTCCTATATTTATGATGCGGACGGGAAGAGGTATATAGATGCTGTATCTTCTTGGTGGGTAACCCTTCATGGGCATGCACATCCTTATATTGCTGCAAAAGTATCCGAGCAGTTGCAAACCTTGGAGCAGGTTATTTTTGCAGGTTTTACCCATCCAAATGCTATTGAATTATCAGAAAGACTTCTGACATTGCTTCCGGATAACCAGGAGAAAGTATTTTATACAGATAATGGTTCCACTGCAATAGAAGTTGCTCTGAAAATGTGCCTGCAATTCCACTATAACCGTGGTGAAAAAAAGAATAAAATTTTTGCTTTCAGAAATGGCTATCATGGTGATACTTTCGGGGCTATGTCTGTAAGCGGACGTGGATTGTGGACAAATCCTTTTGGTGAACAACTTTTTGAAGTTTTATTTATAGATGTTCCAACAAAAGAAAATTTGGAAGAAATAAAGTCTTATATAGATTTGCATGCAGGGGAAGCAGCGTGTTTTGTATATGAACCTTTGGTGCAGGGAGCAGGTGGAATGCTGATGCATGAAGCAGAAGCCCTTTCGGAACTGATGCAGTTTTGTAAATCCAAAGAAATTTTGCTGATACAAGATGAAATATTTGTAGGTTTTGGACGTACAGGAAAGTTATTTGCTGCCAACCATCTGTCAGAAGTTCCTGATATTATGTGTTTTTCAAAAGGGCTTACAGGCGGAACACTTCCTTTGGGGATAACAACCTGTACAGAAGAAATATATAATGCTTTTTATTCAGACGATAAAACAAAAGCATTATTTCACGGACATTCTTTTACGGCAAGTCCTTTGGCTTGTGCAGCAGCTCTTGCCAGTCTGGATCTATTGCTGTTAAAAGATACACAGAGAAATATAGAACGTATTGTAAACCAACATAAGGAATTTGGAGAAGCATTAAAAAAGCATCCAAAAGTAAAAGAGGTACGTCAGACAGGGACAATCTTTGCTATGGAATGGAAAATAAATGAAGAGACTTCCTATTTCAGTGATATGCACGAGATATTATATCTTTATTTTTTGCAGCGCGGTATACTAATGCGCCCGTTAGGAAATATCATTTATCTGGTACCTCCTTACTGTACTACTAAAGAAGATTTAGAAGAAATTTATCAGGCTATTTTAGAGGCTCTGGATATATTATAA
- a CDS encoding chloride channel protein has product MERKKVIVRHYFRLVLLSLLVGLICALLAFSLKHITEHIEKKLFSLAKDYNSLLFIVLPTIGITMIYFLRKYFFRSRKNKGITEIYKTLDQRKDHLPFFKIPSHYLNGFLTVIFGGSTGVEVSTVVASATVGNMAYEQGFSAKMYKRELICAGVTAGVAVLFGSPLAGWLFAMEVIARKINKSLAISCTASAIIAGLFIFLFDNKPLLDISISGWKWGALPFFLILSLLGGILSVYFTILVILIKDFFSKIDSNFLRVNLGALIVGSMIFFLPVLYGDSYHGLKSILNQALNHREVSMSLLLLLIFLKPVASSLTLGAGGDGGVFAPSIVSGALLGLLFALACNTYFNTDLILINFVLVGAAATLSASIYAPLTALFLVCSLVPNGYLLFFPLLLGSFVSKFFAQRLLPYNVYTYGMKVGK; this is encoded by the coding sequence ATGGAAAGAAAAAAGGTCATTGTCCGACATTACTTCAGACTTGTATTATTATCATTGCTGGTAGGACTAATATGTGCATTACTGGCCTTCTCACTAAAGCATATAACCGAACATATTGAAAAAAAACTTTTCTCTCTAGCAAAAGATTATAACTCTTTATTATTTATTGTATTACCTACTATAGGCATTACAATGATTTACTTTCTTAGAAAGTATTTCTTTCGGAGCAGAAAAAATAAAGGAATTACTGAAATTTATAAAACCCTGGATCAGAGAAAAGACCATTTACCTTTTTTCAAGATCCCGTCTCATTATCTTAATGGTTTTCTAACCGTAATCTTCGGAGGTTCCACAGGTGTTGAGGTTTCTACTGTAGTAGCTTCAGCTACTGTTGGTAATATGGCTTATGAGCAAGGCTTTTCTGCAAAGATGTATAAACGCGAACTGATCTGTGCCGGAGTAACTGCCGGAGTGGCCGTATTATTTGGAAGTCCGTTGGCAGGCTGGTTATTCGCTATGGAAGTTATAGCCCGAAAAATCAATAAATCACTGGCTATAAGCTGCACTGCTTCTGCAATTATTGCGGGGTTGTTTATCTTTTTATTCGACAATAAACCTTTATTGGATATTAGCATTAGTGGCTGGAAATGGGGAGCTTTACCATTCTTTTTAATACTCAGTCTTTTAGGCGGAATTTTGTCAGTTTACTTTACTATTCTGGTAATCCTTATCAAAGACTTCTTTTCAAAAATAGATAGTAATTTTCTTCGTGTAAATTTGGGAGCCCTTATTGTGGGAAGTATGATTTTCTTTTTGCCTGTATTATACGGTGATAGCTATCATGGACTGAAAAGTATTCTGAATCAGGCACTGAATCATAGAGAAGTGTCTATGTCTCTACTTTTACTTCTGATATTCCTAAAACCCGTTGCATCTTCGTTAACTCTTGGTGCTGGCGGAGATGGAGGTGTATTTGCTCCAAGTATTGTTTCTGGCGCTTTGTTGGGATTATTATTTGCTTTGGCGTGCAATACTTATTTTAATACAGATCTTATTCTTATCAATTTTGTTTTGGTTGGAGCTGCAGCAACTTTATCGGCTTCCATTTATGCTCCGTTAACAGCTCTCTTTCTGGTTTGCAGCTTAGTGCCTAATGGCTATTTGTTATTCTTCCCATTATTATTGGGAAGCTTTGTTTCGAAGTTTTTTGCACAACGTTTATTACCTTACAATGTCTATACTTACGGAATGAAAGTGGGGAAGTAA